The following coding sequences lie in one Pseudomonas syringae CC1557 genomic window:
- a CDS encoding glutathione S-transferase, producing the protein MYTLFGSEGSGSAAIEIALERCAVPFTLIRASSWEEGPGKEALRRVNPLLQVPTLVLADGSVLTESAAILIHLGLEHPGSGLLPKQTSARAQALRGLVYIATNCYAPIGIIDYPERWLSGSDEALEAALEAGARARLYENWETFADLFGSPATWRPDAPGAMEILAAIVTRWSGALEHLSSSRPAFYASLLHVDTNPSVGAVTKRHWS; encoded by the coding sequence ATGTACACGCTTTTCGGCAGCGAAGGTTCGGGTTCGGCAGCGATCGAGATAGCGCTTGAGCGGTGCGCGGTCCCGTTTACCCTGATCAGGGCCAGCTCGTGGGAGGAGGGGCCCGGGAAGGAGGCGTTGCGGCGGGTCAATCCGTTGCTGCAAGTGCCGACGCTGGTGTTGGCAGACGGCTCGGTGCTGACCGAGAGCGCGGCGATTCTGATTCATCTGGGTCTTGAGCACCCTGGCTCCGGACTTCTGCCGAAGCAAACGTCCGCACGGGCCCAGGCACTTCGCGGGCTGGTTTACATCGCTACCAATTGTTATGCACCCATCGGCATTATCGATTACCCGGAGCGCTGGCTGTCGGGTTCCGATGAGGCGCTGGAAGCTGCGCTTGAAGCGGGCGCTCGGGCGCGCTTGTATGAGAACTGGGAAACCTTCGCTGATCTTTTCGGGAGCCCGGCGACATGGAGGCCGGATGCTCCCGGCGCTATGGAGATATTGGCCGCCATCGTGACGAGATGGAGCGGTGCGCTTGAGCACTTGAGTTCAAGTCGACCAGCGTTTTATGCATCGCTATTGCACGTTGATACAAACCCGAGTGTCGGCGCAGTAACGAAGCGCCATTGGTCTTGA
- a CDS encoding sensor histidine kinase, whose amino-acid sequence MTHTPAPFPANEEDRILSLEHLKVLDSAPEQGFEDVVLLATTLCDAPIALVSLIDRERQWFKACIGLDIKETHRDLAFCAHAILQPSDVLVVEDATTDPRFRESPLVLGPPYIRFYAGAPIRDESGNALGTVCIIDIWPRVLSDQQRAALLALARQTADLLQYRLLTDQREKHAAALELELENAQNQSQALERDLQHSQRMSSLGMLTASIAHDFNNLLQALSASLQLIHMRSRRPIDVETFSNTGMQAVENGRQLVTRLLASVSPDGPELICIDVSERLDAARDLLLRSVGDRLELSFDLSARGWGVLCVEAQLHAAVLNLLANARDAMQEPGKAHIATRLESIKSDAQLQQGDYVVLSVKDNGPGMTADLKEQILEPFFTTKQTGLGTGLGLAQVQEFAVNAGGAVRIETSEGTGTTLHLYLRILGRINSTQA is encoded by the coding sequence ATGACCCACACTCCAGCACCGTTTCCAGCCAACGAAGAGGATCGAATCCTCTCGCTCGAACACCTCAAGGTGCTGGACAGCGCACCCGAACAGGGTTTTGAAGACGTGGTGCTGCTCGCCACGACCTTGTGTGATGCGCCCATCGCACTGGTCTCGCTGATTGATCGCGAGCGTCAGTGGTTCAAAGCCTGCATCGGCCTGGACATCAAGGAAACCCATCGCGATCTGGCTTTCTGCGCGCATGCGATCCTTCAGCCAAGCGACGTGCTGGTCGTGGAAGATGCCACCACCGACCCACGCTTCAGGGAAAGCCCGCTGGTGCTCGGGCCTCCCTACATTCGATTTTATGCAGGCGCGCCTATCCGCGATGAGTCGGGTAACGCGCTGGGCACCGTCTGCATCATCGACATATGGCCTCGCGTCCTCTCTGACCAACAGCGCGCTGCCCTGCTGGCCCTGGCACGCCAGACAGCCGACCTGTTGCAATACCGTCTGCTCACTGATCAGCGTGAAAAACATGCGGCGGCTCTTGAGCTGGAACTGGAAAATGCGCAAAACCAGAGCCAGGCGCTTGAGCGAGACCTGCAGCATTCACAGCGGATGTCATCGCTGGGAATGCTCACCGCCAGCATCGCCCATGATTTCAACAACCTGCTTCAGGCGCTGAGCGCGAGCCTGCAACTTATCCATATGCGCTCGCGACGGCCTATCGATGTAGAGACGTTCAGCAACACCGGCATGCAGGCTGTGGAAAATGGCAGGCAACTGGTGACTCGCCTGCTGGCCAGCGTGAGCCCGGACGGACCGGAACTGATTTGTATTGATGTCAGCGAGCGGCTCGATGCGGCGCGTGACTTACTGCTTCGCTCGGTCGGCGACCGACTGGAGTTGTCTTTTGACCTGAGTGCCCGTGGCTGGGGCGTTCTGTGCGTCGAGGCGCAGTTGCACGCCGCCGTATTGAACCTGCTGGCCAATGCACGCGACGCCATGCAGGAACCCGGCAAGGCCCACATCGCGACGCGCCTTGAGTCGATAAAGAGCGACGCACAACTGCAACAGGGCGACTACGTCGTACTCAGCGTCAAGGACAACGGTCCGGGCATGACCGCTGATCTGAAGGAGCAGATACTGGAACCCTTCTTCACCACCAAACAGACGGGGCTCGGCACAGGGCTGGGGCTGGCTCAAGTGCAAGAGTTTGCAGTCAACGCTGGCGGCGCGGTGCGAATCGAAACATCCGAGGGCACAGGTACCACATTGCACCTTTACCTGAGAATTCTGGGCCGGATCAATTCGACGCAGGCGTAA
- a CDS encoding M10 family metallopeptidase, whose protein sequence is MPGPNDSSPAELLPEGATDDRVTSLLWGPFWLGDTSGTHLTYSFHAADSVYATDYSRSQEPSDAYSLTGAQMAAAKSAMGAWSAVADITFTEVKDTPDNVGDIRFGGFNGLQGTEYGQAYAPGTLGRSGDVWIGPKVNAADPAKGTDDYLTFMHETGHALGLKHSFEASQYNDVLLDAKFEDARYTIMSYTNNYSFKPTKPMLLDVAAMQFIYGANTHYHTGDDVYKWAPDQSVFETIWDAGGKDTIDASNQAAFVKINLNEGEFSTIGKAFLDYNHNPDSPTQMNSGLAIAYGAHIENAIGSAFDDTLIGNDLANVLDGRGGLDTMIGGLGNDTYVIDQVGELALVQEKANEGIDTLKITYDNTSSTAAVIDLNAGPLANFENVHLKGEGAFTLLGNDRNNILTGNDADNILNGGAGNDKLVGGMGADIMTGGTGADRFVFNNLSELGKGPSSDVITDFNADQGDKLSFLKMDANVDTKALDAFTFIGSGEFTGAGQVRFADHVLSGNVNGDLHADFEIQLVGVTAFHAHDLVV, encoded by the coding sequence ATGCCTGGCCCAAATGATTCAAGCCCTGCCGAACTATTGCCCGAGGGAGCTACCGACGACAGAGTCACCAGTCTGTTGTGGGGGCCATTCTGGCTGGGCGATACGTCCGGTACCCATCTGACTTACAGCTTTCATGCCGCAGATTCTGTATACGCCACTGACTACAGCCGTTCGCAGGAACCCAGTGATGCCTACTCGCTGACCGGTGCCCAGATGGCGGCTGCGAAAAGTGCGATGGGCGCATGGAGTGCTGTAGCGGACATCACCTTCACCGAGGTAAAGGACACCCCCGACAATGTCGGAGACATCCGTTTTGGCGGCTTCAATGGCCTGCAAGGCACCGAGTATGGCCAGGCTTATGCGCCTGGCACACTGGGCCGGTCCGGCGACGTCTGGATCGGGCCCAAGGTCAACGCGGCGGATCCGGCGAAAGGCACGGATGACTACCTGACGTTCATGCACGAAACAGGTCATGCGCTCGGCTTGAAGCATTCGTTCGAAGCCTCGCAGTACAACGATGTGCTGCTTGACGCCAAATTCGAAGACGCCCGTTACACCATCATGAGCTACACCAACAACTACAGCTTCAAGCCCACCAAGCCGATGTTGCTGGACGTTGCTGCCATGCAGTTCATCTACGGCGCCAACACCCACTACCACACCGGCGATGATGTTTATAAGTGGGCTCCCGACCAATCGGTGTTCGAGACCATCTGGGACGCGGGCGGCAAAGACACCATCGATGCCAGCAATCAGGCCGCGTTTGTGAAGATCAACCTCAATGAAGGTGAGTTCAGCACCATCGGCAAGGCTTTTCTCGATTACAACCATAACCCTGACAGCCCGACCCAGATGAACTCGGGTCTGGCGATTGCCTACGGCGCGCATATCGAAAACGCCATTGGCTCGGCGTTCGACGACACGCTGATCGGCAACGACCTGGCGAACGTGCTAGATGGCCGTGGCGGCCTGGACACCATGATCGGCGGATTGGGCAACGACACCTACGTTATCGATCAGGTCGGTGAACTGGCGCTCGTGCAGGAAAAGGCCAACGAAGGCATCGATACACTCAAGATCACATACGACAACACGTCCAGCACGGCGGCGGTGATTGATCTGAATGCCGGTCCGCTGGCGAATTTCGAGAACGTTCATCTGAAGGGCGAGGGTGCTTTCACGCTTCTGGGCAATGATCGCAACAACATCCTGACCGGCAACGATGCGGACAATATCCTCAATGGCGGCGCAGGCAATGACAAGCTGGTCGGCGGTATGGGCGCCGACATCATGACTGGCGGCACGGGGGCCGACCGTTTCGTGTTCAATAACCTGTCGGAGCTGGGTAAGGGCCCGTCCAGCGACGTGATTACTGACTTCAATGCTGATCAGGGCGACAAGCTGAGCTTCCTCAAGATGGACGCCAACGTCGACACCAAGGCGCTGGACGCTTTCACGTTCATTGGCAGTGGTGAATTCACGGGGGCTGGTCAGGTGCGCTTTGCCGATCATGTGTTGTCCGGCAACGTCAACGGTGACCTGCACGCGGATTTCGAAATCCAGCTGGTGGGCGTGACGGCCTTTCATGCGCATGACCTGGTGGTCTGA
- a CDS encoding amidase, with the protein MTPIRLTEICLESIKTHNSTLNAFGDVYTEAALEQAWSMTAELQRGQVRGPLHGIPFGIKDLFSTAGLRTTRGSLTGLENVPAKDAPIIRRLKDAGAIIVGKTATTEFGWTGASTSRVFGNGRNPWDPTLTSGGSSSGSAIAVAARMVPATLGSDGGGSVRIPGAFCGAFALKGTLGRIPTWPWSATEMLSHAGPITRTVRDSALLFDILSGPDPLDHQALPAPDESFLTRCDQPLQPLRIGYCPTLFDTPVDPEIAAAVEAAVGDIARTLPVTLTTLKLDWQDPLATFETLWVAGRGIAYGKGLAQQMDQLDPGFAELIRRSAQYDLSDYLQAMQQRAAFANQVHALFEDYDLLLMPTLPILPFAADEVAPAGYVGQDGAVPWARWTPFTYPFNISGNPAASLPCGRSSTGLPIGLQVVGPRFADAQVLQFCAAVEDMAPWDQHLPPMLSR; encoded by the coding sequence ATGACCCCCATTCGCCTGACTGAAATATGCCTTGAATCGATCAAAACCCACAATTCCACACTCAATGCGTTTGGCGATGTCTACACCGAAGCCGCACTGGAGCAAGCCTGGAGCATGACTGCCGAGTTGCAGCGCGGTCAGGTACGCGGCCCATTGCATGGCATACCGTTCGGCATCAAGGACCTGTTTTCAACAGCGGGATTGCGCACCACGCGTGGTTCGCTGACCGGGCTTGAGAATGTACCGGCCAAGGATGCGCCGATCATTCGCCGTCTCAAGGACGCCGGGGCGATCATTGTGGGCAAGACGGCAACTACCGAGTTCGGCTGGACCGGCGCAAGTACTTCGCGGGTGTTCGGCAACGGTCGCAACCCATGGGACCCAACCCTGACCAGCGGCGGCTCCAGCTCCGGCTCGGCGATTGCCGTAGCGGCGCGCATGGTGCCTGCGACACTGGGCTCCGACGGCGGCGGCTCGGTGCGGATACCGGGCGCGTTCTGCGGCGCGTTCGCGCTCAAGGGCACATTAGGGCGTATTCCAACCTGGCCCTGGTCAGCCACCGAAATGCTCAGTCACGCCGGGCCGATCACCCGCACCGTACGCGACAGTGCCTTGCTGTTCGACATACTCTCAGGCCCAGATCCACTGGATCATCAGGCATTGCCGGCGCCAGACGAGTCCTTTCTGACCCGTTGCGACCAACCGTTACAACCGCTGCGTATTGGCTATTGCCCGACCCTGTTCGATACCCCCGTAGACCCGGAAATCGCCGCTGCCGTCGAGGCTGCTGTGGGCGATATCGCCAGAACACTGCCGGTGACGCTCACAACACTCAAGCTTGACTGGCAGGACCCGCTGGCGACCTTCGAAACCCTGTGGGTGGCAGGTCGCGGTATCGCTTACGGCAAGGGCCTGGCACAGCAAATGGACCAGCTCGACCCGGGTTTCGCCGAGTTGATCAGGCGCTCGGCGCAGTACGATCTGAGTGATTACCTGCAAGCGATGCAGCAGCGAGCAGCGTTTGCCAACCAGGTACATGCGCTTTTCGAGGATTATGACCTGCTGCTGATGCCCACATTGCCGATCCTGCCGTTCGCGGCCGACGAGGTGGCACCCGCCGGTTACGTTGGCCAGGACGGCGCCGTGCCCTGGGCGCGCTGGACGCCGTTTACTTACCCTTTCAACATCTCCGGCAACCCGGCTGCCAGTTTGCCCTGCGGACGCAGTTCGACCGGGCTACCCATTGGCCTGCAAGTGGTCGGGCCACGTTTTGCCGACGCTCAAGTGCTGCAGTTCTGCGCCGCCGTGGAAGACATGGCGCCGTGGGATCAGCACCTGCCGCCGATGCTGAGCCGCTGA
- a CDS encoding DeoR/GlpR family DNA-binding transcription regulator, producing MLNQPRLEEIMRLLAQQQRVKASDLAQLLFVSEETIRRDFKFLEEEGRLRRIHGGAILPRSSEELPLQERSRLKPRAKAGIAACAARLVTEGMAIFLDTGTSTLALAQQLTTFSQLKIITNSLDIAQLISHQSDNQVLVAPGDVRRADNALIGPHTLEFARQFHYDIAFMGIGGIDLDLGLMDYQEPEAMLRRTLVRHCARSVILADDGKFGHRTFINTLPFAAITTLVTNRALSDEFVTRLEKDHVDTLYA from the coding sequence ATGCTCAATCAGCCTCGACTGGAAGAAATCATGCGCCTGCTCGCTCAGCAACAGCGCGTCAAGGCGTCTGACCTCGCGCAACTGCTGTTCGTGTCCGAGGAAACCATACGCCGGGACTTCAAGTTTCTGGAGGAAGAGGGCCGGTTAAGGCGGATTCATGGCGGTGCCATCCTGCCCAGGTCCAGTGAAGAGTTGCCCTTGCAGGAACGCAGCCGCCTCAAACCGAGGGCCAAGGCGGGCATCGCTGCTTGCGCTGCCCGGCTGGTGACTGAAGGCATGGCGATCTTTCTCGATACAGGTACTTCGACCTTGGCGCTGGCCCAGCAACTGACCACCTTCAGCCAGTTGAAGATCATTACCAACTCACTGGACATCGCCCAGCTCATCTCGCACCAGAGTGACAATCAGGTGCTGGTCGCGCCCGGCGATGTGCGGCGCGCGGACAACGCCTTGATCGGGCCGCACACGCTGGAATTTGCCAGGCAGTTTCACTACGACATTGCCTTCATGGGGATTGGCGGCATCGATCTCGACCTTGGACTGATGGATTACCAGGAGCCCGAAGCGATGTTGCGCAGGACGCTGGTCAGGCATTGCGCGCGCAGTGTGATCCTTGCCGACGATGGCAAGTTTGGCCATCGCACCTTCATTAATACGTTGCCGTTTGCTGCGATCACAACCCTGGTCACCAATCGAGCATTATCCGACGAGTTCGTGACACGCCTGGAGAAAGACCATGTCGACACGCTCTACGCCTGA
- a CDS encoding Zn-dependent hydrolase, whose protein sequence is MSTRSTPELIEPGAEDLAEFDRLFEHTSAIGATPAGGLHRLAASAEDGRVRDLFRDWLKAHDFEVRVDAVGNMFGLMSFDPDAPWLLCGSHLDSQPSAGRFDGVYGVLAGAVAVSSLARQLRERGETPACNLAVVNWTNEEGARFQPSLIGSGFFTGALALEKAWESRDGDGICLKDALQAIGYLGEDQVDLNIAGYAEIHVEQGAGLESNQMAIGVVRETWAALKRRVRFDGEQNHTGPTPMAARRDALLAAAHAITAVRAEADQQGLQMHSSVGRIEVYPNSPNVVPSKVSLLIEYRSRDIDLLSAASERLDVTLHRIAEQTLTGFEVESSVLRSPASLHQGFAELAHAVGAELGLPTTDSTTVAGHDAISMNSRYPVCLLFIPSSNGVSHNEAEYTSDHDMHNGLRMLTGLLYRACTSSAAFR, encoded by the coding sequence ATGTCGACACGCTCTACGCCTGAACTGATCGAACCCGGTGCAGAAGATCTGGCCGAATTCGACCGCCTGTTCGAGCACACCTCGGCCATTGGCGCGACGCCCGCCGGAGGTCTGCACCGGCTGGCTGCGTCGGCCGAAGACGGCCGGGTGCGCGACCTGTTTCGTGACTGGCTCAAGGCACATGATTTTGAAGTGCGCGTCGATGCAGTCGGAAACATGTTCGGCCTTATGAGCTTTGATCCCGATGCGCCCTGGTTACTCTGCGGCTCGCACCTGGACAGCCAGCCGAGCGCCGGTCGTTTCGACGGGGTTTATGGTGTTCTTGCCGGTGCCGTGGCGGTGTCCAGTCTGGCGCGGCAGTTGCGCGAGCGAGGTGAGACGCCAGCGTGCAATCTGGCGGTGGTCAACTGGACCAACGAGGAGGGCGCGCGTTTTCAGCCGAGCCTGATCGGCAGCGGGTTTTTCACCGGGGCACTGGCTTTGGAAAAAGCCTGGGAAAGCCGCGACGGCGACGGTATTTGTCTGAAGGATGCGTTGCAGGCCATTGGTTACCTCGGCGAAGACCAGGTCGATCTGAACATCGCCGGTTATGCCGAGATCCACGTCGAGCAGGGCGCAGGGCTGGAAAGCAACCAGATGGCGATTGGTGTGGTGCGTGAAACCTGGGCTGCGTTGAAGCGCCGGGTACGCTTCGATGGCGAGCAGAATCACACTGGCCCTACGCCCATGGCCGCACGCCGGGATGCGCTGCTGGCCGCTGCGCATGCGATCACCGCGGTGCGCGCTGAAGCCGATCAACAGGGTTTGCAGATGCACAGTTCGGTCGGGCGTATCGAGGTCTATCCCAACTCGCCCAACGTCGTGCCTTCCAAAGTGTCGCTGTTGATCGAATACCGCTCCCGCGACATCGACCTGCTGAGCGCGGCCAGCGAGCGGCTGGACGTGACATTGCACCGCATCGCCGAGCAGACCCTGACTGGGTTCGAAGTGGAAAGCAGCGTGCTGCGTTCGCCTGCAAGCCTGCATCAGGGCTTTGCCGAGCTGGCGCATGCCGTGGGGGCCGAGCTGGGCTTGCCGACCACCGACAGCACCACCGTGGCGGGGCACGATGCAATCAGCATGAACAGCCGCTATCCGGTGTGCCTGCTGTTCATCCCCAGCAGCAATGGCGTTTCACACAACGAGGCCGAATACACCAGCGACCATGACATGCACAACGGTTTGCGCATGTTGACCGGGCTGCTGTATCGCGCCTGTACCTCATCCGCTGCGTTTCGCTGA
- a CDS encoding aminoglycoside phosphotransferase family protein, with the protein MSSAENLTIRMIDALARYGVDADPRIESVSQGVASPSRLATEWAGFRVSFGGHRCYAKVLHADMASVIDIESAAQASECAGLSGAGPRLLSCDRQNGVLMFEDLGPQWRAARLDDLLAPGRLDALWALKRQVHAGPVPDVVRSPMADIQRLRDLCARDNVLLPDEHHWIDRCIDMAWQALQAHPVQRRPLHGDGVASNVMVSDSGDLHLIDFDYGGCMDPWYDVAITLNELYSFEHEWREGISAWAGQCREVDYAVCRLYALINDWYWTLWGFWAGSTSLRPLEFSKVGQWTLLRCRQSIQDPRLERWLRQVQEGRS; encoded by the coding sequence ATGTCATCTGCAGAAAACCTCACCATACGCATGATCGACGCGCTGGCACGCTACGGAGTCGACGCAGATCCCCGGATCGAGTCAGTCAGCCAAGGTGTGGCGTCGCCATCGCGGCTGGCGACCGAATGGGCAGGTTTTCGCGTGTCTTTTGGCGGGCACCGCTGTTACGCAAAAGTGCTGCATGCCGACATGGCATCGGTTATCGATATCGAGTCTGCGGCACAGGCCAGCGAGTGCGCGGGCCTCAGCGGTGCAGGGCCACGCTTGTTGAGCTGCGACAGGCAGAATGGTGTGCTGATGTTCGAGGACCTGGGTCCGCAATGGCGCGCTGCCCGACTGGATGATCTGCTCGCACCGGGAAGACTTGACGCGTTGTGGGCACTCAAAAGGCAGGTTCATGCAGGACCGGTACCTGACGTCGTGCGCTCGCCGATGGCGGACATTCAGCGTCTTCGCGACTTGTGTGCGCGCGACAACGTGTTGTTGCCGGATGAGCATCACTGGATCGATCGCTGCATCGATATGGCCTGGCAGGCATTGCAGGCGCACCCGGTGCAGCGGCGGCCGCTGCACGGTGACGGTGTGGCGAGCAACGTGATGGTGTCTGACAGCGGGGACCTGCACCTGATCGATTTCGACTACGGTGGCTGCATGGACCCGTGGTACGACGTGGCAATCACCCTCAACGAGTTGTATTCGTTCGAGCATGAGTGGCGTGAAGGTATCAGCGCCTGGGCCGGGCAATGCCGCGAAGTCGACTATGCCGTTTGCCGGCTGTATGCGCTGATCAATGACTGGTACTGGACGCTGTGGGGATTCTGGGCAGGCAGTACGTCCTTGCGGCCACTGGAGTTTTCCAAGGTCGGGCAATGGACCCTGTTGCGCTGCCGTCAGAGCATCCAGGACCCGAGGCTGGAACGTTGGTTACGTCAGGTTCAGGAGGGCAGATCATGA
- a CDS encoding choline kinase family protein, giving the protein MKTLGQSVSSQERQLEAAVRSIDGWQGRQVAYEPVSGGISNTNWRVEVEGADTAYFFKVPGVGTEMFIDRQTAHEASVKAAQTGYGAPVFAFLEAYGVEVFEFMEGWRASSNHDFLQRDIRHGALHGLKAFNDQPLLKQTKTVFDMIAEHQRQVAELNGVKPQDDAWLCLQYQRARQALEASGIDLAPCMNDTLAGNFMLNAQQQIRLVDFEYASNNDRHYELALWFGEMFFSDDMELALIEDYFGHVSAQTVARIKLNKALADIKWSTWAMVQHAVSQLDFDFYKYGAWKHMRARSIINDSQWETWLRQA; this is encoded by the coding sequence ATGAAAACGTTAGGGCAATCGGTCAGCAGCCAGGAGCGACAGCTTGAAGCGGCGGTGCGCAGCATCGATGGCTGGCAGGGTCGTCAGGTGGCTTATGAGCCGGTAAGCGGCGGTATCTCCAACACCAACTGGCGAGTCGAGGTCGAAGGTGCCGATACGGCGTATTTCTTCAAGGTGCCGGGTGTCGGTACGGAAATGTTCATTGATCGCCAGACGGCGCACGAAGCGAGCGTGAAAGCGGCGCAGACCGGCTACGGCGCGCCGGTATTTGCCTTCCTTGAAGCGTACGGCGTCGAGGTATTCGAATTCATGGAAGGCTGGCGAGCGTCTTCCAATCATGATTTTCTGCAACGCGACATCCGCCATGGCGCGCTGCACGGGCTCAAGGCGTTCAACGATCAACCCTTGCTCAAGCAGACCAAGACCGTGTTCGACATGATCGCCGAACATCAGCGTCAGGTGGCTGAACTCAACGGCGTGAAACCTCAGGATGATGCCTGGTTGTGCCTGCAGTACCAGCGTGCAAGGCAGGCGCTGGAAGCCTCCGGCATTGATCTTGCTCCGTGCATGAACGACACGCTGGCGGGCAATTTCATGCTCAATGCCCAGCAGCAGATTCGACTGGTGGACTTTGAGTACGCCTCCAACAACGACCGGCATTACGAGCTGGCATTGTGGTTCGGCGAAATGTTTTTCAGTGATGACATGGAGCTGGCGTTGATCGAAGATTATTTCGGCCACGTCAGTGCGCAGACCGTGGCGCGCATCAAACTGAACAAGGCGTTGGCAGATATCAAGTGGTCAACCTGGGCGATGGTTCAGCACGCCGTCTCGCAACTGGATTTCGATTTCTATAAATACGGCGCCTGGAAGCACATGCGCGCGCGCAGCATCATCAACGATTCACAATGGGAAACCTGGCTGAGGCAAGCCTGA
- a CDS encoding sodium:solute symporter family protein, which translates to MISTTSVSDLYMTFGLIGVFLAGMIAVLYATNRKSDSFSDYAVGGRSYGPWFIAMCYTNSWWPGATFTAFFALSVGGALGFYGMVYATLGVTAMYLMANRAWTWGKRFNLTTQPDLLGMRFNSPVVKRIASIIGIISVFPWVVMGIQALATLFQFASFGRWGVTTCLLVGVAVILIRQYWTVSMGMRGLIMTDMYQGLIAYVLCAALCIFLLFGAQASFSNLSQLPASMLVIPGGAGSTYGPMYMFSLIFTGVIGSMCWPMSFQRIYTASGVRSVKKGTLLTILLVGGFYGILMLFAAAISQDPNVAAHPQHGWFLSLFDIGGPWLLAVAIMIVLAASIGHVDGCVQVCGTQFANDLATWNKPRSDREKTILAKAGMVVFIAAASLLAYLTFDYARLQLLAQISYQGIIQLAVPLFFGVFSRHGNKQGAIGGMLVGIVIAIVLTTIYPDDIPALGSLTSGIIGLIFNAGVFVACAVLIKPSTEEVRRVDELFAMAAPRRHSLGAVPAMS; encoded by the coding sequence ATGATCAGCACAACGAGTGTTTCCGATCTTTACATGACCTTCGGCCTGATCGGCGTCTTTCTCGCGGGCATGATTGCGGTGCTGTATGCGACCAACCGCAAAAGCGACAGCTTTTCCGACTATGCGGTGGGCGGGCGTTCCTACGGCCCTTGGTTCATTGCCATGTGCTACACCAACTCCTGGTGGCCGGGCGCAACCTTTACGGCATTCTTTGCCTTGTCGGTCGGCGGAGCGTTGGGGTTTTACGGCATGGTGTACGCCACGCTCGGTGTGACCGCGATGTACCTGATGGCCAACCGGGCCTGGACCTGGGGCAAGCGCTTCAATCTGACCACTCAACCTGACTTGCTGGGCATGCGCTTCAACAGTCCGGTGGTCAAACGCATTGCGTCGATCATCGGCATCATCTCGGTGTTTCCCTGGGTGGTGATGGGCATTCAGGCGCTGGCCACGCTATTCCAGTTCGCCAGCTTCGGCCGTTGGGGTGTGACCACCTGCCTGTTGGTCGGGGTCGCCGTCATTCTGATCCGCCAATACTGGACGGTCAGCATGGGCATGCGCGGGCTGATCATGACCGACATGTATCAGGGGCTGATCGCTTACGTACTGTGCGCTGCGTTGTGCATCTTTTTGCTGTTCGGTGCTCAGGCTTCATTCTCGAATCTGTCGCAACTGCCGGCCAGCATGCTGGTCATTCCTGGCGGCGCGGGCAGTACGTATGGTCCGATGTACATGTTCAGCCTGATCTTCACGGGTGTGATCGGTTCGATGTGCTGGCCCATGAGTTTTCAGCGTATCTATACCGCCAGCGGTGTGCGTTCAGTGAAGAAAGGCACGCTGCTGACCATCCTGCTGGTGGGTGGTTTCTACGGCATCCTGATGCTGTTCGCCGCAGCCATCAGCCAGGATCCGAACGTCGCTGCGCATCCGCAACACGGCTGGTTTCTGTCCCTGTTCGATATCGGCGGCCCGTGGCTGCTGGCGGTCGCGATCATGATCGTCCTGGCGGCCAGTATCGGTCACGTCGACGGCTGTGTTCAGGTGTGCGGTACGCAGTTCGCCAATGATCTGGCGACCTGGAACAAACCGCGCAGTGACCGTGAAAAGACCATTCTGGCCAAGGCCGGTATGGTGGTATTTATCGCTGCGGCGTCGCTGCTGGCCTACCTGACCTTCGACTATGCACGCCTGCAACTGCTGGCGCAGATTTCCTACCAGGGCATTATCCAGCTGGCCGTTCCGCTGTTCTTCGGTGTGTTCAGCCGGCATGGCAACAAGCAAGGGGCGATTGGCGGCATGCTGGTCGGCATTGTCATCGCGATTGTGCTGACGACGATTTACCCCGACGACATTCCGGCACTGGGGTCGTTGACCAGCGGCATCATCGGTCTGATCTTCAACGCAGGCGTTTTCGTGGCATGCGCGGTGCTGATCAAACCGAGTACAGAAGAAGTCAGACGTGTTGATGAGCTGTTTGCCATGGCAGCACCACGTCGTCATTCGCTGGGCGCGGTCCCGGCGATGAGCTGA